The uncultured Methanobrevibacter sp. genome has a segment encoding these proteins:
- a CDS encoding ABC transporter permease — MWTILSPLLMVALFTIIFSTLFGGIIKNYYVYFMCGWCLFQFFSSSISASMNALNGNKAILQRTPAPKYIFVLGGILSEFLNYFIMLVLLVVIMLITHAPFYFPIIFGSIIPIISLFFLIVGWGLMLSITCVYYTNIQHLWTVVSMMLLYSCAIFYPMDIIPESFRGYMMLNPLYWIIDHFRCFVYHGIAPNGIGLINSLLLSLIILVCGIIVFKKYEDKIVTKF; from the coding sequence ATGTGGACAATTTTAAGTCCGTTATTGATGGTGGCTTTATTTACTATTATATTTTCTACACTTTTTGGGGGAATTATAAAGAATTATTATGTTTATTTCATGTGTGGATGGTGTTTATTTCAATTTTTTTCTTCTTCTATATCTGCATCCATGAATGCACTAAATGGAAATAAAGCTATTTTACAAAGAACTCCTGCTCCAAAATATATTTTTGTCTTAGGAGGTATTTTATCTGAATTTTTAAATTATTTTATAATGTTGGTTCTTTTAGTAGTTATAATGTTAATTACACATGCTCCATTTTATTTTCCAATCATATTTGGTTCAATTATTCCTATTATTTCATTATTTTTCTTGATTGTAGGTTGGGGTTTAATGTTATCTATAACCTGTGTATATTACACTAATATTCAACATTTGTGGACTGTTGTATCAATGATGTTATTGTATTCTTGTGCGATTTTTTATCCAATGGATATTATTCCAGAATCTTTTAGGGGATATATGATGTTAAATCCTTTATATTGGATTATTGACCATTTCAGGTGCTTTGTCTATCATGGAATTGCTCCAAATGGGATTGGTTTGATAAATTCTTTATTATTGTCTTTGATAATATTAGTTTGTGGTATTATTGTATTTAAAAAATATGAAGACAAAATTGTTACTAAATTTTAG